Proteins encoded within one genomic window of Spiroplasma sabaudiense Ar-1343:
- a CDS encoding vitamin B12-dependent ribonucleotide reductase, which yields MYSKKLIESLNNDIKTNFQNLKEISPNFKITFEGVSRMVMLDRYSQKDLGLKTLKVGDLVITTIKPDPVFPSRGIGKIIKKLKDDRFQIQIEPSYVGIIDPELTIESGLEDVVIKNLIEIDKPLEIFWEQIAYRVGQALGRIEKTDQKIISEKFTQELEKLNVIPAGRVLFGAGSNSAVTFFNCYVMPFIKDDRVGIAEHRQQVAEIMSRGGGVGTNGSTLRPRGAIAKSVGGKSSGSVSWLNDLSGLTHLIEQGGSRRGAQMIMMADWHPDIIEFIISKMQNTNILLWLREHSQSQLIREQANNKLRFKHLTQNERKMHEAIIQNKKNIDENIVGDSKAILKAEGVWTVANPDFLSGANISVTITDKFMWAVERDLDWELKFPDLDSLDAKQKNFYDTNWDKMGDVFEWENKDMPTKVYNKIPARDLWDLINFCATYSAEPGIFFIDKANKMTNAQGYGMKVVATNPCGEQPLAPYSVCNLAAINLENFVDKQNKTILYEKLAETVANCVQMQDNVIDATPYFLEANKIQALGERRVGLGVMGLHDMLIWAGLRYGSSEANKVVDKVFETICLSAYRKSIEIAKIKGSFPFLKNKKEFIKSGFIQSLPKEIQNDIEKYGIRNSHLLTVAPTGSTGTMVGASTGLEPYFAFSYFRSGRLGKFMEVKARIVEEWLKYNPEFIDKPLPDIFVSAMELSPEEHADVQCIIQRWVDSSISKTVNAPKGYTVKQVEQIYNRLYKGGAKGGTVYVDGSRDTQVLSLSDEDQTMEDNLEVISANKLGKPVEGEQKVGNEIGDLCPVCSIGTLIDSAGCVTCNNCGAQLKCGL from the coding sequence ATGTATTCAAAAAAACTAATTGAGTCACTAAATAATGACATAAAAACAAATTTTCAGAACTTAAAAGAAATTAGCCCAAATTTTAAAATTACTTTTGAGGGAGTTTCTAGAATGGTTATGTTAGATCGTTATTCTCAAAAGGATTTGGGATTAAAAACTTTAAAAGTTGGCGATCTTGTAATTACAACAATTAAACCCGACCCAGTTTTTCCATCAAGAGGAATTGGTAAAATAATTAAGAAGTTAAAAGATGACCGCTTTCAAATACAAATTGAACCAAGCTATGTTGGGATCATTGATCCAGAACTAACCATTGAAAGTGGTTTGGAAGATGTTGTCATAAAGAATTTAATTGAAATCGATAAACCCCTAGAAATCTTTTGAGAGCAAATTGCTTATCGAGTTGGTCAAGCACTTGGAAGAATTGAAAAAACAGATCAAAAAATAATCAGCGAAAAATTCACCCAAGAACTTGAAAAATTAAATGTTATTCCTGCGGGAAGAGTTTTATTTGGTGCTGGAAGTAATAGTGCTGTAACTTTTTTTAATTGTTATGTAATGCCCTTTATAAAAGATGATCGAGTTGGAATTGCTGAGCATCGACAACAAGTCGCAGAAATAATGAGCCGTGGTGGAGGGGTTGGAACCAATGGTTCAACCTTGCGACCAAGAGGCGCAATTGCTAAGTCTGTTGGAGGAAAGTCTTCTGGATCGGTAAGTTGATTAAATGATTTATCGGGACTAACTCACTTAATTGAGCAAGGTGGTTCACGTCGAGGAGCGCAAATGATTATGATGGCTGATTGACACCCAGACATTATCGAATTCATTATTTCAAAAATGCAAAATACAAATATTTTATTGTGATTGCGTGAACATTCACAGTCACAATTGATTCGCGAACAAGCCAACAACAAATTGCGTTTTAAGCATTTAACTCAAAATGAGCGCAAAATGCACGAAGCCATAATTCAAAATAAAAAAAATATTGATGAAAACATTGTTGGAGACTCAAAAGCAATTTTAAAAGCCGAAGGAGTTTGAACCGTTGCAAATCCTGATTTTTTATCAGGGGCCAATATTTCAGTAACAATTACAGATAAATTTATGTGAGCGGTTGAACGCGATCTTGATTGAGAACTAAAGTTTCCTGACTTAGATTCTTTAGATGCAAAGCAAAAAAACTTCTATGACACAAATTGAGACAAGATGGGTGATGTGTTTGAGTGGGAAAATAAAGATATGCCAACCAAGGTTTATAATAAAATCCCTGCTCGAGACCTTTGAGACCTAATTAATTTCTGTGCAACTTACTCTGCTGAGCCAGGAATATTTTTTATCGATAAAGCAAATAAAATGACTAATGCACAAGGTTATGGAATGAAAGTTGTTGCCACTAATCCTTGTGGAGAGCAACCCTTAGCTCCGTACTCAGTTTGTAATCTAGCGGCGATTAATCTAGAAAACTTTGTAGATAAGCAAAACAAAACAATACTTTATGAAAAATTAGCAGAAACCGTTGCCAACTGTGTTCAAATGCAAGACAACGTTATTGATGCAACTCCTTATTTTTTAGAAGCAAACAAAATTCAAGCTTTAGGAGAACGACGAGTTGGACTTGGGGTAATGGGGCTTCACGACATGCTAATTTGAGCGGGATTGCGATACGGATCTTCTGAGGCCAATAAAGTAGTTGATAAAGTTTTTGAAACAATTTGCTTAAGTGCTTATCGAAAATCAATTGAAATTGCAAAAATAAAGGGATCGTTTCCGTTTTTAAAAAATAAAAAAGAATTTATTAAATCAGGATTCATCCAGTCACTACCCAAAGAAATTCAAAACGATATTGAAAAATATGGAATTCGAAACTCTCACCTTCTAACGGTTGCACCAACGGGATCAACTGGAACAATGGTGGGGGCTTCAACAGGATTAGAACCTTATTTTGCCTTTTCTTACTTTAGATCAGGAAGACTTGGTAAATTTATGGAAGTTAAAGCCCGAATTGTTGAGGAATGATTAAAATATAATCCAGAGTTCATTGATAAACCACTACCAGATATATTTGTTTCTGCTATGGAATTATCACCAGAAGAGCACGCAGATGTGCAATGCATTATTCAACGTTGAGTTGATTCTTCAATTTCAAAAACTGTAAATGCCCCAAAAGGTTATACTGTGAAGCAAGTTGAACAAATTTACAACCGACTATACAAAGGTGGTGCCAAAGGTGGTACAGTTTATGTTGATGGGAGTCGCGACACCCAAGTTTTATCACTAAGTGATGAGGACCAAACAATGGAAGACAATCTTGAAGTTATTTCAGCTAATAAATTAGGCAAACCAGTTGAAGGTGAACAAAAAGTCGGTAATGAAATTGGTGATCTTTGCCCGGTTTGTTCAATCGGTACTTTAATTGATTCGGCTGGATGCGTTACTTGCAACAATTGTGGAGCTCAACTGAAGTGTGGATTATAA
- a CDS encoding cob(I)yrinic acid a,c-diamide adenosyltransferase gives MNQRVKLLFRLTIIPVYAAMVVGAKEALALVPNIELVTFLLSFAALVFPVLMVLGIITVFTFIEVFIYSYGVANWMLLYLVAWPMLVLIVLLLRKAIKWNWIIFVIINTLFGFAFGLIDATLNFFVWFNFDFPVTVAYYLRGITFDIIHGVGNCLISFILYKPVMLLWESHLKKYLGGIETMKQEKGYFHIIMGEGKGKTSALNGMALRAIGDGWNVKYVRFLKNRPTSENKVLKKAKIVVENYYHFSKKFIWEMDDAERVEFKAETQKGLDRLKKIFQDSNIDMVLIDEVLGAIENKLIDEDEFLLILKNRKPNIEVAISGRYASDNLIKYADLVSKIEPVKHYIDQNVESRKGIEY, from the coding sequence TTGAATCAGCGTGTAAAGCTATTATTCCGCTTAACAATTATTCCAGTATATGCAGCAATGGTTGTTGGTGCAAAAGAAGCTTTGGCTTTAGTGCCAAACATTGAATTAGTAACCTTTTTATTAAGTTTTGCAGCATTGGTCTTTCCTGTTTTAATGGTTCTGGGAATAATTACGGTCTTTACTTTTATTGAGGTTTTTATCTATTCTTATGGTGTGGCAAATTGAATGCTGTTATATTTGGTTGCTTGACCAATGTTAGTTTTAATAGTCTTGCTACTTCGTAAAGCAATTAAGTGAAATTGAATTATTTTTGTTATTATTAACACATTGTTTGGTTTTGCTTTTGGATTAATTGATGCCACTTTGAACTTCTTTGTTTGATTTAATTTTGATTTTCCAGTAACGGTGGCATATTACTTAAGAGGAATTACTTTCGACATAATTCATGGAGTTGGAAATTGTTTGATTTCATTTATTTTATATAAACCTGTAATGTTACTGTGAGAAAGTCATTTAAAAAAATACTTGGGAGGTATTGAAACAATGAAGCAAGAAAAAGGCTATTTTCATATTATTATGGGGGAAGGTAAAGGTAAAACCTCAGCTTTAAATGGAATGGCTCTAAGAGCAATCGGAGACGGCTGAAATGTTAAATACGTCAGATTTTTAAAAAATCGTCCCACTAGCGAAAACAAGGTTTTAAAAAAAGCCAAAATTGTTGTCGAAAATTACTACCATTTTTCAAAAAAATTTATTTGAGAGATGGATGATGCTGAACGTGTAGAATTTAAGGCAGAAACCCAAAAAGGACTTGACCGATTAAAAAAAATTTTTCAAGACAGCAACATTGACATGGTTTTAATTGACGAAGTATTAGGAGCAATTGAAAATAAATTAATTGACGAAGATGAATTTTTACTAATTTTAAAAAATCGCAAACCTAATATTGAAGTTGCGATTTCAGGTCGATACGCATCAGATAATTTAATTAAATATGCTGACTTGGTAAGTAAAATAGAACCCGTAAAACACTACATCGATCAAAATGTGGAATCTAGAAAAGGGATTGAATATTAA
- the deoD gene encoding purine-nucleoside phosphorylase, whose amino-acid sequence MTPHIEAKKEEIAKVVIMPGDPLRAEVIAKKFLTDYKLVNKVRNMFMYTGKYNGTEVTIAGSGMGCASIGIYSYELFKFYDVDSIIRVGSAGAYSPNLKIYDIVNTTIAFGESPFPKLAAGIDSNEILASKKLYDLINQTAKENNIKVTPARVHSSDVFYRKTDSMAYAKENNLDCVEMESLALFANAVETKKNAACLLTISDSFVTKEVTTAEERQNNFMDMIKIALETATKL is encoded by the coding sequence ATGACACCACATATAGAAGCTAAAAAAGAAGAAATAGCAAAAGTAGTAATTATGCCAGGAGACCCCCTAAGAGCTGAAGTAATTGCTAAGAAATTCTTAACCGATTACAAACTAGTAAATAAAGTTAGAAATATGTTTATGTATACTGGAAAGTACAATGGCACAGAAGTAACTATCGCGGGAAGCGGAATGGGTTGTGCAAGTATTGGGATTTATTCGTATGAATTATTTAAGTTTTATGATGTAGATAGTATTATTCGAGTTGGTTCAGCTGGAGCATATAGCCCTAATTTAAAAATTTATGACATTGTAAATACAACAATTGCTTTTGGGGAATCACCATTTCCTAAACTTGCAGCTGGAATTGACAGTAACGAAATTTTGGCAAGCAAAAAACTATATGATTTGATAAACCAAACCGCTAAAGAAAATAATATTAAAGTAACTCCAGCACGAGTTCATTCAAGTGATGTATTTTACCGTAAAACAGACTCGATGGCTTATGCTAAAGAAAATAATTTGGACTGTGTAGAAATGGAATCTTTAGCATTATTTGCAAATGCTGTGGAAACTAAAAAAAATGCAGCATGTCTACTAACTATCTCAGACAGCTTTGTGACAAAAGAAGTGACAACAGCAGAAGAGCGTCAAAATAACTTTATGGATATGATTAAGATTGCTTTAGAAACAGCAACAAAGCTGTAA
- the tsaD gene encoding tRNA (adenosine(37)-N6)-threonylcarbamoyltransferase complex transferase subunit TsaD codes for MKLLALESSCDELSIAILDNGKILSNIISSQIERHKEFGGVVPELAARLHLENLDWVISSALKKAKIEIDAIDAIAYTQAPGLIGSLIVGKIIAETIAMYLNKPLIPCDHIQGHIYGASIDNEFVYPVLAMVVSGGHTQIELINSVTDYQIIGQTQDDAIGECYDKVARYLGLPYPGGPEIDRLAASGNSQIYPLPIPKTTQEFDFSYSGLKTAAINLINKIKQKGEEVDINNFAASFQDVAVKTIIQKFDLAIKKYQPKTITVAGGVSANSLIRQEIQRLGNENQVPNIIIPKMEYCTDNAAMIGKLAQELINISK; via the coding sequence ATGAAGCTTTTAGCATTAGAATCAAGTTGCGATGAATTAAGCATCGCAATTTTAGATAATGGCAAAATTTTAAGTAACATTATTTCGAGCCAAATTGAAAGACATAAGGAATTTGGGGGAGTAGTGCCTGAACTTGCAGCGCGGCTACACTTAGAAAATTTGGACTGAGTAATTAGCTCCGCTTTAAAAAAAGCCAAAATTGAAATCGACGCAATCGACGCAATCGCATATACCCAAGCACCTGGTCTTATCGGCAGTTTAATTGTTGGTAAAATTATTGCTGAAACCATTGCAATGTATTTAAATAAGCCACTAATCCCTTGCGATCACATCCAGGGTCATATTTATGGTGCAAGTATTGATAATGAATTTGTCTATCCTGTTTTAGCTATGGTTGTTAGTGGAGGTCACACACAAATTGAATTGATTAATTCAGTTACAGACTATCAAATTATTGGCCAAACTCAAGATGACGCAATCGGAGAATGTTATGATAAAGTTGCTCGTTATTTAGGATTACCTTATCCAGGGGGTCCTGAAATTGATAGACTAGCTGCAAGTGGCAACTCTCAAATTTATCCACTACCAATTCCAAAAACAACTCAAGAATTTGACTTCTCTTATTCAGGATTGAAAACCGCTGCAATAAATTTAATTAATAAAATTAAGCAAAAAGGCGAAGAAGTTGATATCAATAATTTTGCAGCTTCATTCCAAGATGTTGCGGTTAAAACAATTATCCAAAAATTTGATTTAGCAATTAAAAAATACCAGCCCAAAACAATAACTGTTGCTGGAGGAGTTAGTGCTAATTCTTTAATTCGTCAAGAAATTCAAAGATTGGGTAATGAAAATCAAGTTCCAAATATAATTATTCCAAAAATGGAGTATTGTACCGATAATGCGGCAATGATTGGAAAATTAGCACAAGAATTAATAAATATTTCCAAATAA
- a CDS encoding MurR/RpiR family transcriptional regulator, whose protein sequence is MRSFLVKLATIDENILTSRETQIVEYIKANLHEIVNSNMKIERLAQEVGTGYSAIYGLLNKLNIRGYRDFSISLSNDADSQEIEVAKNDENVAASYINLIKQNYSLIEKRAIFDSLKLLRKSQRIFICYWENSLMGPAQVLENFLYKEKLNCYLMDNDWDTLVDRVETLREDDLFIFYTKYGQSKHLERIMEKIKDKNGDIIYISGRVSNPEIARMANSSHTLIIENYESTQFNSYVSQSVPFHYFNDLFIYHFVNTSNQERTD, encoded by the coding sequence ATGAGGTCATTTTTAGTAAAATTAGCTACAATCGATGAAAATATTTTAACTAGTCGAGAAACGCAAATTGTTGAGTATATTAAAGCGAATTTACACGAAATTGTAAACAGTAATATGAAGATTGAAAGACTAGCACAAGAAGTGGGAACGGGTTATAGTGCAATCTATGGACTTTTAAATAAGCTAAACATTAGAGGATATCGAGACTTTTCGATTTCGCTTTCAAATGATGCAGATTCTCAAGAAATCGAAGTAGCTAAAAATGATGAAAATGTTGCAGCGAGCTATATAAACTTAATTAAACAAAACTACTCTTTAATAGAAAAGCGCGCTATTTTTGATTCATTAAAACTACTAAGAAAGTCACAAAGAATTTTTATTTGTTATTGAGAAAACTCTCTTATGGGTCCTGCACAAGTTTTAGAGAACTTTTTATATAAAGAAAAATTAAATTGTTACTTAATGGATAATGACTGAGATACACTAGTTGATCGCGTTGAAACATTAAGAGAAGACGATTTATTCATTTTTTATACAAAATATGGTCAATCAAAACACCTTGAAAGAATCATGGAAAAAATTAAGGATAAAAATGGAGATATAATTTATATTTCTGGAAGAGTTTCAAATCCTGAAATTGCTCGAATGGCAAACTCATCACACACTTTAATTATTGAAAATTATGAATCAACTCAATTTAATAGCTATGTATCCCAATCGGTTCCGTTTCACTATTTCAATGATTTATTTATTTATCATTTTGTGAATACATCAAATCAAGAAAGAACCGATTAA